In Camelina sativa cultivar DH55 chromosome 17, Cs, whole genome shotgun sequence, the genomic stretch CGGCGTTTAGCAAATTTACCAACCAAATTGCAGTGGTGAGCTTAATCAGTTTTCGTGGCAAAAGGCTAACAGAGTTCAACCTTAAATACacaatatgttatatatatagttaaacaCCAAAGAGGgcgtttggtctagtggtatgattctcgctttgggtgcgagaggtcccgagttcgattctcggaacgccccctctttgtttttatatatttatgcactttaacttcttcttttttgagaTGTTTCTTAAGAATGTGTATTTGCACACTATGCAACAATATCTTCCATTTGTTATTGCTGTAAGTCTGTAACCTTTAATATCTtgtattgttattattattgttaagtCTGTAACCTCCAATTTTTTATGTATACAAATAAATCTTTGTAGGTAGATAACAATGGGGGAAATTGATACAATAATTTCTCACTTTCTATCTAACTCTCCCGCCCACTCAAAAATGTCTTATTTGTGGTGTCTAATAGCTCTGCCACAAAGAAGAGCGTTCTTCGGGATTTGGTATTCATCTCTGAGAGAAGTCGAGGTTGTGTAGACACGCATGTAAAGCTGTTGTCCCAGGTATTGTCTTTCCCACAACTCTGATCTTAGGTTCCACATTCCTACGTTGTCTAGTGCCACGTATATTGCAGTCCATGATCTTGGATACACCTATACATATTCATCCAACAGTCCACGTTTCAGACAAAGCTAGACTTAGCTTTTGCTAACTGTGTTTaagataattttcttataaaaaattagagaagTCGTCTCACCTGAACAGTGCAGCGTGAGACTGCATCGTGTAGATTGTAGATTTTCCTACTGGCACTAGTCCATTTCCCAAACTCCATCCTGATATAACGATCAAAATGATGCTCAGAAATTTATAGTTCTAAGGGCTCTTTCTTGGTTAGAAAATGCTACACTGCGCTTACTGTGTGGATTTGTTGATGCAAACAGAAAAATTTAGGAGAAATTAGAGAAGGGATGAGAGAACAGTTTAGGAAAAATAACACTAACCCAACAACGAAGAAAGAGTAACCGTCAAAATGCCAGCTCTGGACAATATTATCCCAATTCTGGAAAACAATCTCCACAAAGGCTTTGTAATCAGCCTGCAAGACAGATGTCATTGGGAATATTGTTCCACTAGTGGGCTGGTCAGATATGCTACCAGGCTTGTATACACCGTCAATTTTGAAGTAGTCAGCCAGTTTTAAAGGGGTGTCTGATGGGTAAAATGATGCCCTGTTCACAGCGTATCGTTGCTTGCCTCCAATCTGTCCAGCAGAAGTAACAAGTCTGATACTTCTGGTGACGTTTATCATACCATAGTGATATGAACCTTGTGGGTTTGGTCTTGGTCCGCTCGCTGTAAGGTTGGTCCTATACAACACACAACGAAAAGAAGCTAATATTAGTAAAGAAGCTAAAGAGTTGTCACAGAATCAAAGGAATAGACAAAACCTGATAGATCGAGCCTGGTTAAGAGACCAGCTCATCGAATCAGGTACATCGGGAAGAGGACCAGAAACAGCTCCAGCAGAGTTACTATAATGGAGAACACCGCCGGTGATGAGGGTCTGTGGGGTAAATCTACTAGAGACCACAATGTAATAATCTTTAGGAGGTTGGTTAGCCGTAATGAGGACAGAGTAAGATTGACCAACATGGACATCAAGGGAAGAGAATTGAGTCTGAATAGTGTGTATCCCTTCGACCTCAACCAGCTTCATCATGTGGTTTTGGATCCGGAAGTTGAGTGAGTTCTGTAATCCTACATTTGATATTCTCAGCCTATACGTTTTACCTGTGAGTCAAAATCAACAACCGTAACTTTATTTCatcaacacaaaatttgaaacaaatgaATCAATCACAACCGNTATGTGAAAAGAGCTTGAATCTGATTGAGCGCCCTGCAAcactcaaaaacagaaaagacaTGCAAAGACTTCAATTTTGTTATCTGGCCAGCGAATTGCACAAGTTATAACATCCAGTTGTATAAGATACTACGCAATATAGGCATCGATGAAACCTAAGCAACTCaaacaatttccaaaacaaaaaacaaaattcaagcaGATCACCGACTCACCAAAGATGCTTTAAGTGGATCCAAGATTAGAACTTTCAAAGCATCCTTAACAGATATTTTGTCACGCTGCAGCC encodes the following:
- the LOC104759308 gene encoding L-ascorbate oxidase homolog → MAVKEKYNAALVIVLSILIVGMAENPYRYFQWHITYGDIYPMGVKQQGILINKMFPGPEIRCVTNDNLIINVFNHLDEPFLISWAGIQNRKNSFQDGVYGTTCPIPPGKNYTYALQVKDQIGSFYYFPSLGFHKAAGGFGAIRISSRPKIPVPFPPPADDYTVLIGDWYKTNHKALRAQLDNGGKLPLPDVILINGRASGAKLNVQPGKTYRLRISNVGLQNSLNFRIQNHMMKLVEVEGIHTIQTQFSSLDVHVGQSYSVLITANQPPKDYYIVVSSRFTPQTLITGGVLHYSNSAGAVSGPLPDVPDSMSWSLNQARSIRTNLTASGPRPNPQGSYHYGMINVTRSIRLVTSAGQIGGKQRYAVNRASFYPSDTPLKLADYFKIDGVYKPGSISDQPTSGTIFPMTSVLQADYKAFVEIVFQNWDNIVQSWHFDGYSFFVVGMEFGKWTSASRKIYNLHDAVSRCTVQVYPRSWTAIYVALDNVGMWNLRSELWERQYLGQQLYMRVYTTSTSLRDEYQIPKNALLCGRAIRHHK